The following are from one region of the Amylibacter sp. IMCC11727 genome:
- a CDS encoding LysR family transcriptional regulator: MPYVTTLKIFRRVYELGNMSAAARDQRVSPAVASSRMAELENHLGVRLFNRTTRSLAPTEHGRLFYEGSGKILDAIEEAEAAIADHAKSPRGSIYVAAPLGIGRRFIAPAVPDFKDSYPNTDVRLRMSDRKIDLTAEGLDIMFFLGTPADSTHRVRTIAECPRILCAAPSYIAAHGMPQNGADLIADKHACLLLRYPGATEFQWSLQTAGHTKSYPVTGPFESDDGDVLTEWALAGHGIINKPLFEVASHLADGTLIEVATETPPTPVFLGCLYPHKKHQDPKIRLFIDHMVARCKDVLAKA, translated from the coding sequence ATGCCCTACGTTACCACACTCAAAATTTTCCGCCGCGTTTACGAACTCGGCAACATGTCCGCCGCGGCACGGGATCAACGGGTCTCTCCTGCCGTGGCATCGTCGCGCATGGCCGAGCTTGAAAACCACCTCGGCGTGCGCCTGTTCAACCGCACCACACGCTCGCTTGCACCCACCGAACACGGGCGCCTGTTTTACGAAGGGTCGGGCAAAATCCTCGACGCGATTGAAGAGGCCGAAGCCGCCATCGCAGATCACGCAAAATCCCCGCGCGGCTCCATCTATGTGGCTGCTCCTTTGGGGATCGGTCGCCGCTTCATCGCGCCAGCGGTTCCCGATTTCAAAGACTCTTATCCCAATACAGATGTCCGCCTGCGCATGTCTGATCGCAAAATCGATCTGACCGCCGAAGGTCTCGACATCATGTTTTTTCTCGGCACCCCTGCCGACAGCACCCATCGTGTGCGCACCATCGCCGAATGCCCGCGCATCCTCTGCGCCGCACCCAGCTATATCGCTGCCCACGGTATGCCGCAAAACGGCGCAGACCTGATCGCAGACAAACACGCCTGCTTGCTGCTCCGCTACCCAGGTGCCACCGAATTTCAGTGGTCGCTTCAAACAGCAGGCCACACGAAATCTTATCCCGTAACGGGGCCATTTGAATCCGACGACGGCGATGTCCTCACAGAATGGGCGCTCGCAGGCCACGGCATCATCAACAAACCCCTATTCGAAGTCGCAAGCCACCTTGCCGACGGAACCCTGATCGAAGTGGCAACCGAAACACCCCCAACGCCCGTGTTCCTCGGCTGCCTGTATCCGCACAAAAAACACCAAGATCCGAAAATTCGCCTGTTCATCGACCATATGGTCGCACGGTGCAAAGATGTGCTGGCCAAGGCTTAG
- a CDS encoding urate hydroxylase PuuD: MFELAVISDWLYFAIRWLHVITAIAWIGSSFYFIALDLGLNRNIEGPADGEEWQVHGGGFYHIQKYLVAPNAMPEHLTWFKWESYATWLSGFAMMVVVYYLGADMFLIDPQVADLAAWQAICISVGSLAAVWVIYDLLCKSKFGDDNTRLMIALYILLVVLAYAYTQVFSGRATMLHLGAITATIMSGNVFFIIMPNQRVVVADLKAGRKPDPKYGKIAKQRSTHNNYLTLPVIFLMLSNHYPLAFAVEYNWVIASLIFLMGVTIRHYFNSMHARSGNPHWTWIATTVIFVIIMWVSTLGRDPEVDAVAMTPTAERFASAEGFDEVHDIVMGRCSMCHADEPFYEGVLWAPKGVKLDNEARIATAARDIYLQAGITHAMPPGNRTLIEPDERAKIVEWYRKAAPSLW; encoded by the coding sequence ATGTTTGAATTGGCTGTTATCAGCGATTGGCTGTATTTCGCGATCCGTTGGTTGCATGTGATCACTGCGATTGCGTGGATCGGGTCGTCGTTCTATTTCATCGCGCTGGATTTGGGATTGAACCGCAACATTGAAGGCCCCGCCGATGGCGAAGAGTGGCAGGTGCATGGGGGTGGGTTTTACCACATCCAAAAGTATCTGGTGGCCCCGAATGCGATGCCCGAACATCTGACGTGGTTTAAGTGGGAAAGCTACGCCACGTGGCTGTCTGGGTTCGCGATGATGGTGGTGGTGTATTACCTTGGCGCGGATATGTTTTTGATTGACCCGCAGGTTGCGGATCTGGCGGCGTGGCAGGCGATTTGCATTTCCGTTGGGTCACTGGCTGCGGTTTGGGTGATTTACGATCTGTTGTGCAAATCAAAGTTTGGCGATGACAACACCCGCCTGATGATTGCGCTTTATATTCTGCTGGTGGTTCTGGCCTATGCGTATACGCAAGTGTTTTCAGGGCGGGCGACGATGCTGCATCTGGGGGCGATCACAGCGACGATTATGTCTGGCAACGTGTTCTTTATCATCATGCCGAACCAACGTGTGGTGGTTGCGGATTTGAAGGCGGGGCGCAAGCCTGATCCGAAGTACGGCAAAATCGCAAAGCAACGCAGCACGCATAACAATTATCTGACATTGCCTGTGATCTTCTTAATGCTGAGCAACCATTATCCACTGGCCTTTGCGGTAGAGTATAATTGGGTAATTGCGAGCCTGATCTTTTTGATGGGCGTGACCATTCGGCATTATTTCAACTCTATGCACGCACGATCCGGCAATCCGCATTGGACGTGGATCGCGACCACGGTGATTTTTGTCATCATCATGTGGGTGTCCACATTGGGCCGCGACCCAGAGGTGGATGCGGTGGCGATGACGCCAACCGCGGAGCGGTTTGCGAGTGCTGAGGGGTTTGACGAAGTGCATGACATTGTCATGGGGCGCTGTTCCATGTGTCACGCGGATGAGCCATTTTACGAAGGCGTTTTATGGGCGCCTAAAGGTGTGAAACTGGACAATGAAGCGCGTATCGCCACAGCGGCGCGAGATATTTATTTGCAGGCAGGGATTACGCACGCTATGCCACCGGGGAACCGTACGCTGATCGAACCAGATGAGCGGGCGAAAATCGTAGAGTGGTATCGAAAGGCTGCGCCGTCTTTGTGGTAG
- the uraH gene encoding hydroxyisourate hydrolase, whose translation MAGWLSTHVLDTALGVPAAGLEIALYRINGDTRDHIVTMTTNADGRTDAPILAAEDFATGEYELVFQAGAYLRRTAGAQAEPLFLDVVPIRFGMNDAEAHYHVPLLLSPFGYSTYRGS comes from the coding sequence ATGGCTGGCTGGCTTTCGACACATGTTTTGGATACGGCGCTGGGTGTTCCTGCGGCTGGATTGGAAATCGCGCTTTATCGGATCAACGGTGACACGCGGGACCATATTGTCACGATGACGACAAACGCAGATGGGCGGACAGATGCGCCAATTTTGGCAGCTGAGGATTTTGCAACTGGCGAATATGAGTTGGTGTTTCAAGCGGGCGCGTATTTGCGGCGCACGGCGGGCGCACAAGCCGAACCCCTGTTTTTGGACGTGGTTCCCATTCGATTCGGGATGAATGATGCAGAAGCGCATTACCATGTTCCCTTGTTGCTTTCCCCGTTTGGATATTCAACGTACAGAGGAAGCTGA
- a CDS encoding mandelate racemase/muconate lactonizing enzyme family protein yields the protein MRIQNIQLFTKALPIVGGPYTMSRVTLNEITTTIVRIESDTGLVGWGEVAPLGPTYQPAHALGAVAAIKEMAPHLIGAPAHQPLTVMRLMNGLLEGHNYAKAAIDIALWDLTGKHYGARVCDLLGGAEQNRLPAYYAVGIGAPDEVAKIVSDKIDMGYKRIQIKVGGRNVATDIDVVRAAWDVCKGRASLVADPNRGMLAAQAKALSLACADIPFSFEQPCNTMDEIASIRSQIVHPIIVDESTESLHDVLRAIEMGICDGFGFKVTRLGGLTNMMAVRDVAASRAMPHTVEDSWGGDIVSAAILHLAATVEPRLLDCVWTAGNYIEEHYDPENGIKMKDGYFDVPTGVGLGINPSEDRIGRMVASFD from the coding sequence ATGCGCATTCAAAACATACAGCTGTTCACAAAGGCGCTGCCGATTGTTGGTGGGCCTTATACAATGTCGCGTGTCACCCTGAACGAAATTACAACAACCATTGTGAGGATTGAATCTGACACTGGTTTGGTGGGATGGGGCGAGGTTGCGCCGCTTGGGCCTACGTATCAGCCTGCGCATGCTTTGGGTGCGGTGGCGGCAATAAAAGAAATGGCCCCGCATTTGATCGGTGCGCCCGCACACCAACCGTTGACGGTTATGCGTTTGATGAATGGCTTGTTGGAAGGGCACAATTACGCCAAAGCCGCGATTGATATCGCGCTTTGGGATTTGACGGGCAAACATTATGGCGCCCGAGTTTGTGATCTTTTGGGGGGTGCAGAACAGAACCGTTTGCCTGCGTATTATGCGGTTGGCATTGGTGCGCCCGATGAGGTGGCGAAAATCGTGTCTGATAAGATCGACATGGGGTACAAACGCATTCAGATCAAAGTTGGTGGGCGAAATGTGGCCACCGATATCGACGTGGTGCGGGCCGCTTGGGACGTTTGCAAAGGCAGGGCGTCTTTGGTTGCTGACCCAAACAGAGGCATGTTAGCGGCGCAGGCTAAGGCATTGTCGTTGGCCTGTGCGGATATTCCATTCAGCTTTGAACAGCCGTGCAACACGATGGATGAGATCGCAAGCATCCGCAGCCAGATTGTTCATCCCATAATTGTCGATGAAAGCACCGAAAGTTTGCACGATGTTCTGCGTGCGATTGAAATGGGCATTTGTGACGGGTTTGGGTTTAAAGTGACCCGATTGGGCGGGCTGACCAATATGATGGCTGTTCGCGACGTGGCCGCGTCGCGCGCGATGCCTCACACGGTGGAGGACAGTTGGGGCGGCGATATCGTTTCGGCGGCGATCCTGCATTTGGCGGCCACGGTGGAGCCGCGATTGCTTGACTGTGTGTGGACCGCGGGGAATTACATCGAAGAGCATTATGACCCTGAAAACGGGATCAAAATGAAGGACGGGTATTTTGATGTGCCAACCGGTGTTGGGCTTGGGATCAATCCCAGTGAGGACAGAATCGGCAGGATGGTTGCGTCATTTGACTGA
- the ubiB gene encoding 2-polyprenylphenol 6-hydroxylase, giving the protein MRGPHNIWRLIRTGATFERTGAMKIALEALDAPAPVRIAARVLGWPFKWLGLKGDVTQPPVLRAITALGPAYIKFGQLMSTRPDVVGTEMANELRVLQDAVPPFAMDIARAEIETALGAPIDDIFSDFSEPVAAASIAQVHRAHLRDTGQEVAVKVLRPGIERAFAKDTDAFYFAAQMIELLSSSARRLRPTQVIQHFADTVKGELDLRMEASAADQFYTNTQNDKGFSVPRVVWQHSARSVMTLEWANGTNMGDVEALQNAGHNLPQIGASIVQFFLGHALRDGYFHADMHQGNLKVAPNGDLIALDFGIMGQIDEYTRRVYAEILIGFIRKDYRRVAEVHFEAGYVPANQDVDAFALALRSVGEPIFGQDATKISMARLLAHLFDVTERFGMETRTELILLQRTMVVVEGVGRSLDPTLNIWEVAKPVVEKYITDNLGPKALLRDLRRTVQTLSRFGPQLPQLVENALLRTAAPPEEPKRPSKWRGVAWFILGGAVVAATMTYLA; this is encoded by the coding sequence ATGCGCGGCCCGCACAACATTTGGCGTCTGATCCGCACAGGCGCTACGTTTGAACGCACAGGCGCGATGAAAATCGCGCTCGAAGCTTTGGACGCACCTGCCCCGGTGCGCATCGCCGCACGGGTGCTCGGCTGGCCATTCAAATGGCTCGGCCTCAAGGGCGACGTGACCCAGCCCCCTGTTTTGCGCGCCATCACGGCACTCGGCCCCGCCTACATTAAATTTGGCCAACTTATGTCCACCCGCCCCGATGTGGTGGGCACGGAAATGGCAAACGAACTGCGCGTCCTGCAAGACGCAGTTCCGCCTTTCGCAATGGATATCGCACGGGCGGAAATTGAAACCGCACTTGGCGCACCGATTGACGATATCTTCTCGGATTTCTCAGAACCCGTTGCCGCCGCGTCCATTGCCCAAGTTCACCGCGCCCATCTGCGCGACACAGGCCAAGAAGTGGCCGTCAAAGTCCTGCGCCCTGGCATTGAACGCGCCTTTGCCAAAGACACTGACGCATTTTATTTTGCCGCGCAGATGATCGAACTGTTGTCCTCATCTGCCCGCCGTTTGCGCCCGACACAGGTCATCCAACACTTTGCCGACACCGTAAAAGGCGAACTTGATCTGCGCATGGAAGCCTCTGCCGCGGATCAGTTTTACACCAACACCCAAAACGACAAAGGCTTCTCTGTTCCCCGCGTGGTGTGGCAGCATTCCGCACGATCCGTCATGACTCTGGAATGGGCCAACGGCACCAACATGGGGGATGTTGAAGCCTTGCAAAATGCGGGCCACAACCTGCCACAAATCGGCGCAAGCATTGTGCAATTCTTCCTCGGTCACGCGCTACGCGATGGGTATTTCCACGCCGACATGCACCAAGGTAACCTCAAGGTCGCACCAAACGGTGATCTGATCGCGCTCGATTTTGGCATTATGGGCCAGATCGACGAATACACCCGCCGCGTCTATGCCGAAATCCTCATCGGATTTATCCGCAAAGATTACCGCCGCGTTGCCGAAGTCCATTTCGAAGCAGGATACGTCCCCGCCAACCAAGACGTGGACGCCTTCGCCCTTGCCCTACGCTCTGTTGGCGAACCGATCTTTGGCCAAGATGCCACCAAGATTTCTATGGCCCGCCTGCTCGCCCATCTGTTCGACGTGACCGAACGCTTTGGCATGGAAACCCGCACTGAACTGATCCTTCTGCAACGCACCATGGTGGTTGTCGAAGGCGTCGGTCGCTCCCTCGATCCGACCCTCAACATCTGGGAAGTGGCCAAGCCCGTTGTCGAAAAATACATCACCGACAATCTTGGCCCCAAGGCCCTGTTGCGCGACCTCAGACGGACCGTGCAAACCCTGTCCCGCTTTGGCCCACAACTGCCACAATTGGTGGAAAACGCCCTGCTGCGCACCGCCGCTCCACCCGAAGAGCCCAAACGCCCATCCAAATGGCGTGGGGTGGCTTGGTTCATTCTTGGCGGGGCTGTTGTGGCCGCAACGATGACATATCTGGCATGA
- the puuE gene encoding allantoinase PuuE: MNRYPRNMQGYGPNPPAANWPNNAKIAVQFVVNYEEGGENCTLHGDGQSEAFLSEVVGAANWPNQRHWNMESMYEYGARAGFWRVHRLFTEHDIPVTVYGVATALARSPHQVAAMQSADWEIASHGLKWIEYKDFDKEAEASHLAEAIRIHTEVTGERPRGWYTGRCSAHTVDIVSEEGGFAYCSDTYDDDLPYWRTHAGRDQLIIPYTLDANDMRFASAQGFNSGDQFFTYLKDSFDALYREGENGAPKMMTIGLHCRLIGRPGRIESLRKFVEYAKSKADVWFARRIDIAEHWIENHPPMTQDIVPSELDLDTFVQNYGGIFEHSPWIAEGAHRLELGPAHDTAIGLHSALCRVFRAASEDQRLGVLKAHPDLAGKLAAAKQLTAESTAEQASAGLDALTDEERETFQALNSEYTTKFGFPFIIAVKGLSKDDILTAFKTRIHNSRDAELATACKQVERIALLRLTDILP; encoded by the coding sequence ATGAACCGTTATCCACGCAATATGCAGGGCTATGGCCCAAATCCACCCGCAGCGAATTGGCCCAACAACGCCAAAATCGCGGTGCAATTTGTGGTGAATTACGAAGAAGGCGGTGAAAACTGCACCCTGCACGGGGACGGTCAGTCAGAAGCATTCTTGTCCGAAGTCGTCGGCGCGGCCAACTGGCCAAACCAGCGACATTGGAACATGGAAAGCATGTACGAATACGGCGCGCGCGCTGGCTTTTGGCGGGTACATCGCCTGTTCACTGAACACGACATTCCTGTCACGGTGTACGGCGTGGCCACTGCGCTGGCCCGTTCACCACATCAGGTAGCCGCCATGCAATCCGCCGATTGGGAAATCGCGTCCCACGGACTAAAGTGGATTGAATACAAAGACTTCGACAAAGAAGCCGAAGCATCCCATCTGGCAGAAGCGATCCGCATTCACACCGAGGTTACAGGCGAACGCCCCCGCGGTTGGTACACGGGCCGTTGCTCTGCGCATACAGTTGATATCGTGTCCGAAGAGGGCGGCTTTGCCTACTGCTCAGACACCTATGATGACGACCTGCCTTACTGGCGCACCCACGCTGGGCGCGACCAACTCATCATCCCTTACACACTTGATGCAAACGACATGCGCTTTGCCTCTGCCCAAGGTTTCAACTCTGGCGACCAATTCTTCACCTACCTCAAAGACAGCTTCGATGCGCTCTATCGCGAAGGCGAAAATGGCGCGCCCAAGATGATGACAATCGGTCTCCATTGCCGCCTGATCGGCCGTCCGGGCCGCATCGAATCGCTGCGCAAATTTGTCGAATACGCCAAATCGAAAGCAGATGTCTGGTTCGCCCGCCGCATCGACATTGCCGAACACTGGATCGAAAACCATCCCCCAATGACCCAAGACATCGTCCCATCCGAACTCGACCTCGACACCTTCGTTCAAAACTACGGTGGTATTTTCGAACACTCCCCTTGGATCGCCGAAGGCGCGCACAGGCTTGAACTTGGCCCCGCACACGACACGGCAATCGGCCTGCACTCGGCCCTATGCCGCGTCTTCCGTGCCGCATCAGAGGATCAACGCCTCGGCGTTCTCAAAGCCCACCCAGACCTTGCAGGCAAACTCGCCGCCGCCAAACAACTGACAGCCGAAAGCACGGCAGAGCAAGCCTCTGCGGGGCTCGACGCGCTAACAGATGAAGAACGCGAAACGTTCCAAGCGCTCAACAGTGAATACACCACAAAATTCGGCTTTCCTTTCATCATCGCCGTGAAAGGTCTGAGCAAAGACGACATTCTCACCGCCTTCAAAACCCGCATCCACAACAGCCGCGATGCCGAACTCGCCACCGCCTGTAAACAAGTGGAACGCATCGCGCTTCTGCGCCTGACGGACATTTTGCCATGA
- a CDS encoding bifunctional allantoicase/(S)-ureidoglycine aminohydrolase, which translates to MTNYYTPKGGLPPQTQIMTDRAVFTDAYAVIPKGTLMDITTSQLPHWDKSRAWIIARPLTGFAETFSHYIMEVSENGGSTRPDTDPTAQSVLFVVSGEIKVTLSGETHVLGEGGYAYLPAGAKWTLANAKPDAATFHWIRKRYQAVDGIDAPTPFFTNEQDVAPNVMANTDDWSTTRFVEPDDLRHDMHVNIVNFKPGGNIPFAETHVMEHGLYVLEGKAVYRLNADWVEVEAGDYMWLRAFCPQACVASGPGPFRYLLYKDVNRHAGFL; encoded by the coding sequence ATGACCAATTATTACACCCCCAAGGGCGGTTTGCCCCCCCAAACACAAATCATGACAGACCGCGCGGTGTTCACCGATGCCTATGCCGTGATCCCCAAAGGCACGCTGATGGATATCACCACCAGCCAACTGCCCCATTGGGACAAATCCCGCGCATGGATCATCGCACGCCCGCTCACAGGCTTTGCCGAAACCTTCAGCCACTACATCATGGAAGTGTCTGAAAACGGTGGCTCCACCCGCCCCGACACAGACCCAACTGCGCAATCTGTGTTGTTTGTCGTGTCTGGCGAAATTAAGGTCACACTGTCAGGCGAAACCCATGTCCTCGGCGAAGGGGGTTATGCCTATCTGCCCGCAGGTGCGAAATGGACCCTCGCCAACGCCAAACCTGATGCCGCCACGTTCCATTGGATCCGCAAACGGTATCAGGCGGTGGATGGCATCGACGCCCCAACACCCTTCTTTACCAATGAACAGGACGTGGCCCCGAACGTCATGGCCAACACCGACGATTGGTCCACCACCCGTTTCGTGGAACCCGACGACCTGCGTCACGACATGCACGTCAACATCGTGAACTTTAAACCAGGCGGAAACATTCCATTCGCTGAAACCCACGTGATGGAACACGGGTTGTATGTGCTCGAAGGCAAAGCGGTTTATCGCCTCAACGCTGATTGGGTCGAGGTGGAAGCAGGCGATTACATGTGGCTGCGCGCTTTCTGCCCACAAGCCTGCGTGGCTTCCGGTCCAGGCCCATTCCGCTATCTTCTCTACAAAGATGTCAACCGCCACGCGGGGTTCCTATGA
- a CDS encoding ureidoglycolate lyase — translation MTIFTEPLTADAFAPFGDVLAADSVNPKTINQGKCKRHHDLANLDLSNGRAGVSIFKAEPRELPYTLDLVERHPDGAQTFIPMSEHPFLIIVASDDNGTPTNIRAFVSNGAQAINFHRNTWHGVLTPLHAPGLFAVVDRIGTGPNLEEHWLETPLRIEEPSL, via the coding sequence ATGACCATCTTCACCGAACCCCTCACTGCTGACGCATTCGCCCCGTTTGGCGATGTGCTGGCTGCGGATTCGGTGAATCCAAAAACCATTAATCAGGGCAAGTGCAAACGCCACCACGATTTGGCAAACCTTGATCTGTCAAACGGCCGCGCAGGCGTTTCCATCTTTAAGGCAGAGCCGCGCGAACTGCCCTACACACTTGATCTCGTGGAACGCCACCCAGACGGCGCACAAACCTTTATCCCGATGTCAGAACATCCGTTCCTGATCATCGTTGCCTCGGATGACAATGGAACACCCACCAACATCCGCGCCTTTGTCAGCAACGGCGCACAGGCCATCAACTTTCACCGAAACACATGGCACGGGGTTTTAACCCCGCTCCATGCACCCGGACTTTTCGCAGTGGTGGACCGCATTGGGACCGGTCCAAACCTCGAAGAGCATTGGCTTGAAACTCCTTTGAGAATTGAGGAACCAAGCCTATAA
- a CDS encoding phosphotransferase yields the protein MVDFPNSSEEISSAWLSRVLGRAVSVLGVEQIGVNEGFTGGGLFRVTLNDGSVVAKLSPEDAKLRAMFARGNAREVQFYQMSAGQDLPVPDCPFGAYDPDTGASALVIEDMGNLRAVSFLAGCDTADIAAVVDTLAAVHGAFWEREAISDVPALALLDEFDFAQMWAAYPTVVAGLLPGVVLPDWFVALGDALAADARGIFTRNIAGPQTIVHRDAQLDNVLFGKGAVLLDWQFMGRGKGVHDLAFFLISSVQPNVRRACEDAMIVRYHAALGVAGYSLNDCRADYVFGAVWRLFITAMATTQLDNATPHKQAWRRADLERLIAFCEDHKVGAEMLQSLTDG from the coding sequence GTGGTAGATTTCCCCAATTCATCTGAAGAAATTTCATCTGCGTGGTTGAGTCGAGTGCTGGGCCGCGCGGTTTCCGTTTTGGGTGTTGAACAGATTGGCGTGAACGAAGGATTCACAGGCGGCGGGTTGTTTCGTGTGACGTTAAACGATGGGTCTGTGGTGGCAAAGCTGTCACCTGAGGATGCAAAACTGCGGGCGATGTTTGCCCGGGGAAACGCGCGAGAAGTTCAGTTTTACCAGATGAGTGCAGGGCAGGATTTACCCGTGCCAGATTGCCCTTTTGGGGCGTATGATCCTGATACCGGGGCGAGTGCGCTGGTGATTGAGGATATGGGCAATTTACGCGCGGTTTCGTTTTTGGCGGGGTGTGACACAGCAGATATCGCGGCGGTTGTGGATACATTGGCTGCGGTGCATGGCGCGTTCTGGGAACGTGAAGCAATTTCGGATGTGCCTGCTTTGGCGCTGCTGGACGAGTTTGATTTCGCGCAGATGTGGGCGGCCTATCCTACGGTAGTTGCGGGATTGCTGCCAGGTGTGGTTTTGCCGGATTGGTTTGTGGCACTGGGCGATGCGTTGGCCGCGGATGCGCGTGGGATTTTTACGCGAAACATAGCAGGGCCGCAGACGATTGTTCACCGCGATGCGCAACTCGATAATGTGCTGTTTGGAAAAGGCGCTGTCTTGCTAGATTGGCAGTTTATGGGCCGTGGAAAAGGTGTGCATGATCTGGCGTTTTTCCTGATCAGTTCGGTCCAGCCAAATGTACGGCGCGCGTGCGAAGATGCAATGATTGTGCGCTATCACGCGGCGTTGGGCGTGGCGGGGTATTCGTTAAACGATTGTCGGGCGGATTATGTGTTTGGCGCTGTGTGGCGGCTGTTCATCACAGCGATGGCGACGACGCAGTTGGACAATGCAACGCCCCATAAACAAGCGTGGCGACGCGCGGATTTGGAGCGGTTGATTGCATTTTGTGAGGATCATAAGGTCGGAGCCGAGATGCTCCAATCCTTAACAGACGGTTAA